From Echinicola soli, a single genomic window includes:
- a CDS encoding alpha/beta hydrolase, which yields MKNNLLCFIVLLLSAKLVFAQVEKVKEIDGGGSGPYPAIAITEHGLTDFVVYRPGNLAQAVKKEGKLPLVVWANGGCMNSSIHHERLLTEVASHGYVIVAIGTLQMTVEERVHKPTPDKELKRAIDKITELSKEPDRDYFNELNLDKIAAAGQSCGGAQVMAIADDPRVKTYMMFNSGMGDMTMAGASKAALNSLHGEIIYLVGGVSDVATENALMDYDRIDQVPVVFADLLEGGHGGTFDQEYGGAFARMTLDWLNWQFKDEDHTSLFLHHELGNYPGWEMKSKNFNP from the coding sequence ATGAAAAATAACCTGTTATGCTTTATTGTCCTGTTGCTTTCCGCTAAGCTGGTATTTGCCCAAGTAGAAAAAGTCAAGGAAATCGACGGAGGGGGCAGTGGCCCATATCCTGCCATAGCCATTACAGAGCATGGGTTGACTGATTTTGTGGTTTACCGACCAGGAAATCTAGCTCAAGCTGTCAAAAAGGAAGGTAAATTGCCCCTAGTGGTCTGGGCGAATGGTGGCTGTATGAATTCGTCCATACACCACGAACGCTTACTGACAGAAGTAGCCTCCCATGGTTATGTGATCGTGGCCATCGGCACCCTGCAAATGACCGTTGAGGAAAGGGTGCATAAACCCACTCCTGACAAGGAGCTTAAAAGGGCAATTGATAAAATCACCGAACTATCCAAGGAACCAGATCGTGATTATTTTAATGAACTCAATCTGGACAAAATAGCCGCAGCTGGACAATCCTGCGGTGGGGCTCAGGTCATGGCCATTGCTGATGACCCTAGGGTAAAAACCTATATGATGTTCAATTCCGGTATGGGTGATATGACCATGGCCGGCGCCAGTAAAGCAGCGTTAAATTCCCTTCATGGAGAGATTATATACCTGGTAGGCGGAGTCTCCGATGTGGCTACCGAAAATGCCCTAATGGATTATGATCGTATTGATCAGGTGCCAGTGGTGTTTGCCGATTTGTTGGAAGGCGGCCATGGGGGCACTTTTGACCAAGAATATGGAGGGGCATTTGCCAGAATGACCTTGGATTGGCTGAATTGGCAATTTAAGGATGAGGATCATACCTCCTTATTCCTGCATCATGAGCTCGGAAATTACCCTGGCTGGGAAATGAAATCGAAGAACTTTAACCCATAA
- a CDS encoding carboxylesterase/lipase family protein, translated as MNKKTVILGIVLATGVLMSAVWPNNDLLQVEVEQGVLQGKQENGIAVFKGVPFAEPPIDELRWKAPQSPRAWEGVRKATSYAPSPYQPGNPASGKSEDCLYLNIWTPASSPNDNLPVMVWIYGGGFSFGTTADPVTTGKHLAEKGVIVVSIAYRVGQLGFLAHPELSAENPNGVSGNYGLLDQIAGLQWVQKNIKAFGGNPDKVTIFGESAGGISVSMLCASPLAKGLFQGAISQSGGSFGPTRARTFPGENMKTLAQAETDGKAYAEKAGASSLKELRQLQADELPLGMGLGGAWPIVDGHVITADQFHSYRKGKYNDVPVLIGYNSDEGLSFTRENSPEEFIKNTKARYGQFADDLLEVYPVGENHIPKSARDLNRDAAFGWHTWTWANLQSKNGNSDVYLYYFDQHPEYPEGSPRHGHGSPHGQDVAYVFQTLDEVGAGNNESDIAISNKMATYWTNFAKYGDPNGTGLEEWPRFDQSNPMAMYLTDPLHLGPVPSEPALRVLDEYFKWRLSPEGEME; from the coding sequence ATGAACAAAAAAACAGTAATCTTGGGAATTGTTTTAGCCACAGGTGTATTAATGTCCGCTGTATGGCCAAATAACGATCTATTACAGGTAGAGGTGGAGCAAGGCGTATTACAGGGAAAGCAAGAAAACGGCATTGCTGTGTTTAAAGGGGTGCCTTTTGCCGAACCGCCCATCGATGAACTTCGATGGAAGGCCCCTCAATCTCCCAGGGCATGGGAAGGTGTCAGAAAAGCCACTAGTTATGCACCTTCTCCTTATCAGCCGGGAAACCCAGCTTCTGGAAAAAGTGAGGATTGCCTTTACTTGAATATATGGACCCCTGCCAGCTCACCAAATGACAATCTCCCTGTGATGGTATGGATTTATGGAGGGGGCTTTAGTTTCGGTACCACTGCCGATCCGGTCACCACAGGGAAACACCTTGCCGAAAAAGGAGTAATTGTAGTAAGTATTGCCTATAGGGTAGGGCAGTTGGGCTTTTTGGCACATCCAGAACTGAGTGCAGAAAACCCCAATGGTGTTTCAGGAAATTATGGTCTTTTGGATCAAATTGCCGGCCTGCAATGGGTACAGAAAAACATCAAGGCCTTCGGTGGGAATCCGGATAAGGTGACGATTTTCGGAGAATCGGCAGGAGGAATATCAGTAAGCATGCTTTGTGCATCGCCTTTGGCAAAAGGTTTGTTTCAAGGTGCCATTTCACAGAGTGGGGGCTCCTTTGGTCCCACAAGAGCACGGACATTTCCGGGAGAAAACATGAAAACCTTGGCCCAAGCAGAAACTGATGGGAAGGCTTATGCCGAAAAGGCAGGAGCCTCTTCATTGAAAGAATTGCGTCAACTCCAAGCCGATGAATTGCCATTAGGAATGGGGCTGGGCGGTGCCTGGCCGATAGTAGATGGCCATGTGATTACCGCTGACCAGTTCCATAGTTACCGTAAGGGGAAGTATAATGATGTGCCTGTCCTCATAGGTTACAACTCCGATGAGGGGCTCAGCTTTACCCGTGAAAACAGTCCTGAGGAATTCATTAAGAATACAAAAGCCCGCTATGGTCAATTTGCTGATGATTTATTGGAGGTGTACCCGGTTGGAGAAAACCATATACCAAAGTCTGCCAGGGACCTTAATCGCGATGCTGCATTTGGTTGGCATACATGGACTTGGGCAAACCTCCAGTCAAAAAATGGAAATTCAGACGTTTATCTATATTACTTTGATCAGCATCCCGAATACCCTGAGGGGTCTCCTAGGCATGGCCATGGTTCACCGCATGGTCAGGATGTAGCCTATGTTTTTCAGACATTAGATGAAGTGGGTGCCGGAAATAATGAGTCGGATATTGCCATTTCCAATAAGATGGCTACTTACTGGACCAACTTCGCAAAGTATGGAGATCCCAATGGAACGGGGTTGGAAGAATGGCCAAGATTTGATCAATCAAATCCCATGGCCATGTATTTGACCGATCCCCTTCACCTTGGCCCTGTGCCGAGTGAACCTGCTCTCAGGGTGTTGGATGAGTATTTTAAATGGAGACTGTCCCCTGAAGGAGAGATGGAATGA
- a CDS encoding family 43 glycosylhydrolase, protein MNQLKKEPYVLVKVVPMILMLLLINCLCVYAQDNNIKNDTFWDTEDGAPIYSQGGGIFTFTDPEDGVEKYFWYGVHYEEAEQYRADPSVNYQRTHFKAVTCYTSTDLVNWKSKGNVLEKSEVEESYQRVFWMGRLGVAYVKEMDKYALFVQHNSNVLIALSDSPSGPFKCHNRLDMTDRIGTPNTGDQTVFTDPDTGTSYLVYSYGKGRHKIYISEIGVKDGKVDLLDITQIFKGAGREGNCMVKYNGKYYVFASNLYGWDSSHAFYLVADDVKGPYLPENNMLITPGSYDDYAHITQTGFFVNVKGSKKETVIYCGDRWADFAGNGLGYNQWCPLSFDGETPFFNSLNSWNLNESTGEWSVAEDNNFVKNSSFEADRKAIPSSVKPIQEQLLGWYSDVKQGNTIVIDSDQSPVLNHANTKEDRIHVIGERSLNISDNVTFKRKVYQMITSTPYVSLEDGTYTLSLKVKNTGHFDRLEAYAESGNHQKSIPLENDNDKWNSITLENVSVINGKVEIGFIAHGEAGASCHIDDVAFVPNDVPGYQK, encoded by the coding sequence ATGAATCAATTAAAAAAAGAGCCTTATGTCCTCGTCAAGGTAGTCCCCATGATATTGATGCTACTTCTAATAAACTGTCTTTGTGTATATGCTCAAGACAATAACATTAAGAACGACACCTTCTGGGACACCGAAGACGGTGCCCCCATTTATAGCCAAGGAGGTGGCATATTCACTTTTACCGACCCTGAAGATGGGGTAGAAAAGTACTTTTGGTATGGGGTACATTATGAAGAAGCGGAACAATACCGGGCGGATCCATCTGTCAACTATCAACGAACCCATTTTAAAGCCGTCACCTGTTATACATCCACCGATTTGGTCAACTGGAAATCCAAAGGCAATGTACTGGAAAAGTCAGAAGTGGAAGAAAGCTACCAACGTGTATTTTGGATGGGGAGATTGGGCGTGGCCTATGTAAAGGAAATGGATAAATATGCCCTATTTGTCCAACATAACAGCAATGTACTCATTGCCCTTTCGGACAGTCCTTCGGGGCCTTTTAAATGCCATAACCGACTGGACATGACAGATAGGATCGGGACTCCCAACACCGGTGACCAAACGGTCTTCACTGATCCAGACACGGGCACTTCCTATCTGGTATATTCCTACGGCAAGGGAAGACATAAGATTTACATTTCCGAAATAGGCGTCAAGGACGGAAAAGTGGATTTACTTGATATCACCCAAATATTCAAGGGGGCAGGACGTGAAGGAAACTGCATGGTAAAATATAATGGAAAATACTATGTCTTTGCCTCTAATCTCTATGGTTGGGATTCCAGCCATGCTTTTTACCTGGTTGCCGATGATGTTAAAGGCCCGTATTTACCCGAAAACAATATGTTGATCACCCCGGGGAGTTATGATGATTATGCCCATATTACCCAAACAGGCTTTTTCGTCAATGTAAAGGGAAGTAAAAAAGAAACAGTCATTTACTGTGGAGACCGCTGGGCGGACTTTGCTGGAAACGGATTGGGGTATAACCAATGGTGCCCACTTTCCTTTGATGGCGAGACGCCTTTCTTCAACTCCCTTAATTCCTGGAACCTGAATGAATCCACCGGAGAATGGAGTGTTGCCGAGGATAATAATTTTGTCAAGAACAGCAGCTTTGAAGCTGACCGAAAGGCCATACCAAGCTCCGTAAAACCCATCCAAGAACAGCTCTTGGGCTGGTATTCCGATGTCAAACAGGGCAATACCATCGTAATTGATTCAGATCAATCCCCCGTACTAAACCATGCCAATACTAAAGAAGACCGGATACACGTCATCGGGGAAAGGAGCTTGAATATCTCTGACAATGTCACCTTCAAAAGAAAGGTTTACCAGATGATCACTTCCACTCCGTATGTAAGTTTGGAAGACGGCACCTATACCCTGTCACTGAAAGTCAAGAATACGGGCCATTTCGACCGGCTGGAGGCCTATGCCGAAAGTGGAAATCATCAAAAAAGCATACCTTTGGAGAATGACAACGATAAATGGAACAGTATAACACTCGAAAATGTGTCCGTTATCAATGGAAAAGTTGAAATAGGGTTTATTGCCCATGGAGAAGCAGGAGCAAGCTGTCACATAGACGACGTAGCATTCGTACCTAACGATGTCCCTGGTTATCAAAAGTGA
- a CDS encoding polysaccharide lyase, translated as MNKNIVIRIAQSLFIIALFSTSLNTLAQDTKRIGEASLSGQIPPHPPRLPEGEIPAFPGAWGGGMFTTGGRGGKVIAVTNLHDRGEGSLRAALEAEGPRIVVFSVAGTIDVSEDINIDHPHITIAGQSAPGDGICIKGTLNINTHNVIVRHIRVRRGIPEGGQGDDNIGGNPEHHIIIDHCSTSWGMDENISLYRHMRSSLDGETRIKDPAKHITIQWTISSEALDARGHAFGGTWGGNPSTFHHNLFACNTARNPSIGMSGDFDFRNNVIFNWQHRTMDGGDETSQINVINNYYKPGPATNENMKAVFARIESRHMYSPGSAWAAGGWYPEEDDRPGKWYVAGNMMYGNQTISLDNWKGMRGPTDVAKVNTPFVGWPVAPHQTANEAFQAVLEKAGATLPRRDAVDQRVTQMVRTGQTLTPTGILKDISEVGGYPNLVFEADEVPVDSDGDGMPDEWEKKYGLDPHNSEDGPKDSDGDGYTNVEEYLNGTDPNENINYRNLGNNVDRIS; from the coding sequence ATGAACAAAAATATAGTAATCCGAATAGCCCAAAGCCTGTTTATTATTGCCCTTTTTAGTACATCGCTGAATACCTTGGCACAGGATACGAAACGTATTGGGGAGGCCTCATTGTCCGGACAGATTCCGCCACATCCTCCTCGCTTGCCCGAAGGAGAAATTCCCGCTTTTCCGGGAGCTTGGGGTGGAGGGATGTTTACCACCGGAGGCCGTGGAGGAAAGGTAATCGCCGTGACCAATCTCCATGACCGTGGGGAAGGCAGCTTACGTGCAGCCCTGGAGGCGGAAGGCCCCCGAATAGTAGTGTTCAGCGTGGCCGGTACGATCGATGTATCTGAAGATATCAATATTGACCATCCCCATATCACCATAGCGGGCCAGTCTGCTCCTGGAGATGGTATTTGCATAAAAGGAACCCTAAACATCAATACGCACAATGTGATTGTTCGCCATATACGGGTTCGTAGGGGAATACCTGAGGGAGGCCAAGGAGATGATAATATCGGCGGTAATCCTGAGCACCATATCATCATCGATCACTGCTCGACCAGTTGGGGAATGGATGAAAATATTTCGCTTTATAGACACATGAGGTCTTCGCTGGATGGAGAAACCAGGATAAAGGATCCAGCAAAACACATCACCATCCAATGGACCATTTCCAGTGAAGCACTGGATGCCAGGGGGCATGCCTTTGGAGGAACATGGGGAGGAAATCCATCCACTTTTCACCATAATCTTTTTGCCTGTAACACGGCCAGAAACCCTTCTATAGGGATGTCAGGAGACTTTGATTTCCGTAACAATGTGATTTTTAACTGGCAGCACCGTACCATGGACGGTGGGGACGAAACCTCGCAAATCAATGTGATCAACAATTACTACAAACCTGGCCCTGCGACCAATGAGAACATGAAGGCCGTGTTTGCCCGTATCGAGTCCCGCCACATGTATTCTCCAGGAAGTGCTTGGGCAGCGGGAGGGTGGTACCCTGAGGAGGATGACAGGCCGGGTAAATGGTATGTCGCCGGCAACATGATGTACGGTAACCAAACCATAAGTCTTGATAATTGGAAGGGAATGCGCGGGCCGACAGACGTTGCAAAGGTCAATACGCCTTTTGTCGGATGGCCGGTAGCTCCGCATCAGACCGCAAATGAAGCCTTTCAGGCAGTCCTAGAGAAAGCTGGGGCGACCTTGCCCAGGCGTGATGCAGTGGATCAGCGCGTCACCCAAATGGTACGTACTGGCCAGACCTTGACCCCAACAGGAATCTTAAAGGATATTTCAGAAGTGGGAGGATACCCTAACCTTGTATTTGAGGCAGATGAGGTTCCCGTGGACAGCGATGGTGATGGAATGCCGGATGAATGGGAAAAGAAATATGGTCTTGATCCCCATAACAGTGAGGATGGGCCAAAGGACAGTGATGGAGACGGATATACCAATGTGGAAGAATACCTCAATGGTACTGATCCCAATGAAAACATAAATTATAGAAACCTAGGCAATAACGTGGATAGGATCAGTTGA
- a CDS encoding GTP-binding protein, translating into MKTNHKKLPVTVLSGFLGAGKTTILNHILHNREGLKVAVIVNDMSEINVDAQVIDNQVKLSRTEEKLVEMSNGCICCTLREDLIEEVQKLAIQGKFDYLIIESTGISEPIPVAQTFTFETGEPLLDLDKLTRLDTMVTVVDVLNFLDDFISADKLADRQMEEGQEDDRSIVHLLTDQVEFADVIVLNKIDLITKSQLEMVRALIKKLNPVAKLIEATQGKIPPNLIINTGLFDFDKASQSAGWIQELNNHHSPETEEYGICSFVFREKRPFHPKRLWDFVTRNWPSTILRSKGLFWIVSRPDKALLWNQAGKSVQAEPYGNWWASIPQAEWQNHPYYSEIKESLNTNWHPDFGDRTNELVIIGTGLEQNRIQQELLDCLCSYEEALQFDPASFEDPFP; encoded by the coding sequence ATGAAAACAAACCATAAAAAACTCCCTGTCACTGTCTTAAGCGGTTTTTTGGGAGCAGGAAAAACCACCATTCTAAACCACATCCTCCACAACCGCGAAGGACTGAAGGTAGCCGTGATCGTCAATGACATGAGTGAAATCAACGTGGATGCCCAAGTGATAGATAATCAGGTCAAGCTATCAAGGACAGAAGAAAAACTCGTAGAGATGAGCAATGGCTGCATCTGCTGCACCCTGCGGGAAGATCTCATCGAGGAAGTCCAAAAGCTTGCGATCCAGGGTAAGTTCGATTACCTCATCATAGAAAGCACGGGGATTTCTGAACCGATTCCTGTCGCACAGACCTTTACCTTTGAAACCGGTGAACCTTTACTGGATCTTGATAAGCTCACCCGGCTGGACACGATGGTTACCGTGGTGGATGTGTTAAACTTTCTGGATGATTTTATTTCAGCAGATAAACTGGCAGATCGGCAGATGGAAGAAGGGCAGGAAGATGACAGATCCATCGTTCACCTCCTAACAGATCAAGTGGAATTTGCGGACGTAATTGTCCTGAACAAAATTGACCTGATCACCAAATCGCAGCTTGAAATGGTGAGGGCGCTGATCAAAAAGCTCAATCCAGTGGCCAAGCTGATCGAAGCAACACAAGGAAAGATACCTCCCAATCTCATCATCAATACAGGGCTATTTGATTTTGACAAGGCCTCCCAATCCGCAGGCTGGATTCAAGAACTGAACAACCACCACAGCCCTGAAACGGAAGAATATGGCATTTGCTCGTTTGTATTTAGAGAGAAAAGGCCCTTTCATCCCAAAAGACTTTGGGATTTTGTCACCCGGAACTGGCCATCGACTATTTTAAGAAGTAAAGGACTGTTCTGGATAGTCTCCAGACCCGACAAAGCACTACTATGGAACCAAGCTGGAAAATCTGTCCAAGCGGAGCCCTATGGTAATTGGTGGGCATCCATCCCACAGGCAGAATGGCAAAATCACCCCTACTATTCCGAGATCAAGGAATCCCTCAATACAAACTGGCACCCAGACTTTGGAGATCGCACTAATGAGTTGGTAATCATCGGCACCGGGCTGGAACAAAACCGAATTCAACAAGAACTTCTAGACTGCCTATGCTCCTATGAAGAAGCCCTCCAATTCGACCCAGCCTCATTTGAGGATCCCTTTCCTTAA
- a CDS encoding MerC domain-containing protein produces MKSLFKDSPMDFFGISASLLCGIHCAAMPFILVLTPLAGLKFLSEPWIEYSVLIISAIIATISLGHGFRKHHRRPLPLCIATSGFMIIGIGHLLHDHQAHRISHITISIGAFLIAFSHFINWKYIYG; encoded by the coding sequence ATGAAATCTCTATTCAAAGACAGCCCAATGGATTTTTTCGGGATCTCCGCATCGCTTTTATGCGGCATTCATTGCGCTGCAATGCCATTTATTCTCGTCCTGACACCACTTGCTGGCCTTAAATTTCTTTCCGAACCATGGATCGAATATAGTGTACTGATCATCAGTGCCATCATCGCCACCATTTCGCTGGGTCATGGGTTTCGAAAACATCATCGTCGCCCTTTGCCGTTATGCATTGCTACTTCAGGTTTTATGATTATTGGTATCGGCCATCTTCTTCATGACCACCAAGCTCATCGTATCAGCCACATCACCATAAGCATAGGAGCCTTCCTCATCGCCTTTTCCCATTTTATCAATTGGAAATACATATACGGTTAA
- a CDS encoding sulfatase family protein → MKAHVLLLLFLGAITSYAIGQVAENRRPNIVFCLADDWGWPHAGAYGDSTVKTPNFDRLAKEGILFNQAYVSSPSCTPSRNAFITGKYHWELGPGANLWSTLPVEHQSFIHLLADEGYVTGRTEAKTWGPGNLESWTSHHGAHPSHTAYQTFGEFLDKTEAKEKPFFFWLGSADPHRPYGRGTGEDNGIDISTVNLFRHFPDVKTVRSDVADYYVEVQRWDSLVGSVIAQLEAMDMLDNTIIIMTGDHGMPFPRGKGNLYDSGVRVPFAVYWGSQVAQGRKVEDFISFADIAPTLLEVAGVQVPDDMTGESFLNILMSDKSGRVDPEKRSEVVFGRERHVPAQEKPNMSGYPSRGYRNDEFLYIRNYQPALWPAGTGQLGSTNYPSQWYADCDGGPTKDYIIANKDKDLEHIFAYQLSFAKRPAEELYDLRNDPDQLINVAARADYAEELENLRERLYQKLQKLNDPRAEDPDYDGFDQHPYLGGGGGKKP, encoded by the coding sequence ATGAAAGCACATGTTTTATTGCTACTTTTTTTAGGTGCGATCACTAGCTATGCCATTGGCCAGGTCGCAGAGAACAGACGACCAAATATTGTTTTTTGTCTTGCCGATGACTGGGGTTGGCCCCATGCAGGAGCTTATGGGGACAGCACGGTAAAAACCCCAAACTTCGACCGGCTTGCCAAAGAAGGTATTCTCTTTAATCAAGCGTATGTATCAAGCCCCTCGTGTACGCCAAGTAGAAATGCATTTATTACAGGAAAATACCATTGGGAACTTGGTCCTGGTGCAAATCTATGGAGTACCCTTCCCGTGGAGCACCAGAGTTTTATACATCTATTAGCTGATGAAGGCTATGTTACGGGAAGGACAGAAGCAAAAACCTGGGGGCCTGGAAACCTGGAAAGTTGGACTTCTCACCATGGCGCCCATCCCTCCCATACTGCTTATCAAACTTTCGGGGAATTTCTCGATAAGACGGAGGCAAAGGAGAAGCCATTCTTCTTTTGGCTAGGCTCAGCAGATCCTCATCGTCCCTATGGAAGAGGCACTGGTGAAGACAACGGAATAGATATTTCAACAGTCAACTTATTTAGACATTTCCCCGACGTAAAGACGGTGCGAAGTGATGTGGCTGACTATTATGTGGAAGTCCAGCGTTGGGACAGCCTTGTGGGATCGGTCATTGCCCAACTCGAAGCGATGGACATGCTGGACAACACCATTATTATCATGACCGGTGATCATGGGATGCCATTTCCCCGTGGCAAAGGTAATCTTTACGATTCGGGTGTTCGCGTACCTTTTGCGGTTTATTGGGGCAGCCAAGTGGCACAAGGGCGTAAAGTGGAGGACTTTATTTCCTTTGCAGATATTGCTCCCACATTACTTGAAGTGGCAGGAGTGCAGGTGCCTGATGATATGACTGGCGAGAGTTTTCTGAATATTTTAATGTCGGATAAATCAGGGAGGGTAGATCCTGAAAAACGTTCAGAAGTCGTGTTCGGTAGAGAGCGACATGTGCCGGCCCAGGAAAAACCTAATATGAGTGGGTATCCATCCCGTGGATACCGGAACGATGAATTTCTCTACATCCGTAATTACCAACCCGCCCTATGGCCCGCAGGAACCGGCCAATTAGGATCCACCAATTACCCCAGCCAATGGTATGCTGATTGTGATGGTGGGCCTACGAAGGATTATATCATTGCCAATAAGGACAAGGATTTAGAGCACATTTTTGCTTATCAACTTAGCTTTGCAAAAAGGCCTGCAGAGGAACTCTATGACCTGAGAAATGATCCAGACCAGTTGATCAATGTGGCTGCCCGGGCGGATTATGCGGAGGAGTTGGAAAACCTGAGGGAAAGGCTCTATCAAAAGCTACAAAAGCTAAACGACCCCCGCGCAGAAGATCCTGACTATGATGGGTTTGACCAACATCCCTATTTGGGTGGTGGTGGCGGAAAAAAGCCATAA
- a CDS encoding beta-L-arabinofuranosidase domain-containing protein, with amino-acid sequence MNYPTIRDLFWSLFLLIITGNQVFSQEHTSSNSLYLQNRAPLTTSPYLELPLGSISPEGWLKEQLVRMKDGLTGNLDTIYPTVMGERNGWLGGDGDGWERGPYWIDGLLPLAYILKDEQLIAKVQPWVEWTLQNQAENGYIGPVPFTEDPAYEAGLQRGMRKDWWPKMVMLKVLKQYHDATGDQRVIDVLTKYFKHQLKELPNTPLDNWTFWANRRGGDNLQVVYWLYNTTGDEFLLELGDLIAEQTFPWTNVFLNDENNVDPQSPWYFYQMKRYPFDQEEIDLLTVSKIGGIHTVNLAQGLKMPAVRYLHDRDKQHLVATKEALADIRKYHGQPQGMYGGDEPLHGNDPVQGVEFCSIAEGMFSLETILKISGDMSYADHLEKITYNALPTQASDDFMTRQYFQAANQVKLTDEMEVSFETNHHNGTDFVFGTLSGYPCCTANMHQSWPKYVQNLWYATADGGVAALLYAPSEVELKVGNGAVLKVKEETGYPFRETVNFSISLSEPAAFPFHVRIPSWTNEAQITINGNPWEGTISDQVAIIDRAWKSGDQVTLQLPMEIKSSRWYQFSAAIERGPLVYSLKVQDKKVPKNRHDGYGEFYEVHPVSDWNYGLLQHELDNLQDHVEVVETDWDGSYPWNLENAPIQLKMAGAKVPDWRLQNDVPVMPGFWSKTIEDKSLVEEIILVPYGCTTLRITEFPVYNVPH; translated from the coding sequence ATGAACTATCCTACCATAAGGGACTTATTCTGGTCCCTTTTTCTTTTGATAATTACAGGAAATCAGGTTTTCTCACAAGAGCATACATCAAGCAATAGTCTTTACCTCCAGAACAGGGCTCCTTTGACAACATCACCCTACTTGGAACTCCCCTTGGGGAGTATTTCACCGGAAGGTTGGCTAAAGGAGCAGTTGGTACGGATGAAAGATGGCTTGACGGGTAATTTGGATACCATTTATCCCACTGTCATGGGAGAGCGGAATGGCTGGCTGGGAGGAGACGGGGACGGTTGGGAGCGAGGTCCCTATTGGATCGACGGACTTTTGCCCTTGGCCTATATCTTAAAGGATGAGCAGTTGATCGCGAAAGTCCAGCCTTGGGTGGAGTGGACGCTCCAAAATCAAGCTGAAAACGGTTATATCGGACCAGTACCATTTACTGAAGACCCCGCATATGAAGCGGGATTACAAAGAGGCATGAGAAAAGATTGGTGGCCGAAGATGGTGATGCTAAAAGTCCTCAAGCAATATCATGACGCCACGGGTGATCAACGGGTCATCGACGTGCTGACCAAGTATTTTAAGCACCAATTAAAGGAGCTTCCCAATACTCCATTGGACAATTGGACCTTCTGGGCCAATCGACGTGGTGGAGATAACCTGCAAGTGGTCTATTGGCTTTATAATACTACAGGGGATGAGTTTTTACTGGAACTGGGAGACCTCATTGCTGAACAAACTTTCCCTTGGACCAATGTATTCTTAAATGATGAAAATAACGTAGATCCCCAGTCACCGTGGTATTTTTATCAGATGAAACGATACCCCTTTGATCAAGAAGAAATAGACCTCTTGACAGTCTCAAAAATAGGAGGGATTCACACGGTGAATTTGGCCCAGGGCTTGAAAATGCCTGCTGTAAGATATCTTCACGATAGGGACAAGCAGCACCTCGTAGCGACCAAAGAAGCGCTGGCTGATATTAGAAAGTATCATGGACAGCCACAGGGCATGTATGGTGGAGATGAGCCATTACATGGAAATGATCCTGTGCAGGGCGTAGAATTTTGTTCGATTGCAGAGGGGATGTTTTCACTGGAAACCATCCTAAAGATAAGCGGAGACATGTCCTATGCAGACCATCTTGAGAAGATCACCTATAATGCACTTCCTACACAGGCATCAGATGATTTTATGACCAGGCAATATTTTCAGGCCGCCAATCAGGTGAAGTTGACCGATGAGATGGAAGTTTCTTTTGAGACCAACCATCATAACGGGACCGATTTCGTGTTTGGAACACTTTCGGGATATCCCTGCTGTACTGCCAATATGCATCAGTCTTGGCCTAAATATGTGCAAAACCTTTGGTATGCCACTGCTGATGGAGGGGTAGCGGCTTTGCTATATGCGCCCAGTGAAGTGGAGCTAAAAGTAGGAAATGGGGCGGTTTTAAAAGTGAAGGAGGAAACAGGATATCCTTTTCGTGAGACGGTTAACTTCTCCATTTCGCTCAGTGAGCCTGCAGCATTTCCTTTTCATGTTAGAATCCCCAGCTGGACAAACGAGGCCCAAATTACCATTAATGGGAACCCTTGGGAAGGAACAATCAGTGACCAAGTAGCCATCATCGATCGAGCATGGAAAAGCGGGGATCAAGTAACCCTGCAGTTGCCCATGGAAATTAAGTCGTCCCGATGGTACCAGTTTTCTGCTGCCATTGAAAGGGGGCCGTTGGTTTATTCCTTGAAGGTTCAAGATAAAAAGGTGCCAAAGAACCGGCACGATGGATACGGTGAATTTTATGAAGTACATCCTGTGTCCGATTGGAACTATGGCCTATTGCAGCATGAGCTGGATAACTTGCAGGATCATGTGGAAGTGGTAGAGACAGATTGGGATGGTTCCTACCCGTGGAACCTTGAAAATGCCCCTATCCAACTGAAAATGGCTGGTGCCAAAGTACCGGATTGGAGGCTTCAAAATGATGTTCCAGTGATGCCAGGTTTTTGGAGCAAAACGATTGAAGACAAATCCTTGGTTGAAGAAATCATCCTGGTGCCTTATGGCTGTACGACATTAAGAATTACCGAATTTCCGGTTTATAATGTGCCTCACTAA